The following proteins are encoded in a genomic region of Flammeovirga pectinis:
- a CDS encoding DUF1800 domain-containing protein, with protein MKKTYKKLLHLYSRAGFGLDKKNADQLITNKDWVSTLVYPKEIKDLTYNLPKKPDAPLYKMEADDRMSMRKQMRQFSREINIKWLDEMAHGDNALVEKMTLFWHGHFACRITDPYKALQYTNILRKNGLGDFKKLIMEVSKSSAMIDYLHLKQNKKKKPNEDFARELCELFTLGRDTVYTENDVKEIARSFTGWNYKQKTLEYRFIPKQHDSGEKTIFNKTGNFEGEDVINMITSHEECSKYISTKLYAYFVNPVPNEKHIDLIAEKFYTSDYDIAATMSFIFNANWFYADENIGTKIKSPIELLVSLKKSFDLNPVNEQSWIIIQRNLDQELFNPPNVAGWPGDRDWIDSSRLAMRLRLPSILLNNGDIPIAYKENYDEDPNDNRNKKQMKYLRKFKCSIDWTLVEDAHQEDIKKCTLEELLIRGKLSNNAQNYLKANAYDGFKERVIQIISLPEYQLC; from the coding sequence ATGAAAAAGACATACAAAAAACTTCTTCACCTCTATTCCAGAGCTGGTTTTGGACTAGACAAGAAGAATGCCGACCAACTTATAACTAATAAAGACTGGGTGAGTACTTTGGTTTATCCTAAAGAAATTAAGGACTTAACTTATAACTTACCAAAAAAGCCAGATGCCCCATTATATAAAATGGAAGCCGATGACCGCATGTCAATGAGAAAGCAAATGCGTCAATTCTCTAGAGAAATCAACATCAAATGGTTAGATGAAATGGCACATGGAGACAATGCATTAGTCGAAAAAATGACACTCTTTTGGCATGGACATTTTGCTTGTAGAATTACTGATCCGTATAAAGCATTACAGTACACTAATATCCTCAGAAAAAATGGATTAGGTGATTTTAAGAAACTAATAATGGAGGTTTCTAAATCTTCTGCAATGATAGATTATCTTCACTTAAAACAGAACAAAAAGAAAAAACCTAACGAAGATTTTGCTCGTGAATTATGTGAGCTTTTCACTCTCGGAAGAGATACTGTTTATACTGAAAATGATGTAAAAGAAATTGCTCGATCTTTTACAGGATGGAATTACAAACAAAAAACATTAGAATATCGTTTTATTCCTAAACAACATGACAGTGGAGAAAAAACAATCTTTAATAAAACAGGCAATTTTGAAGGTGAAGATGTAATTAACATGATTACATCTCATGAAGAGTGTTCAAAATATATTAGTACTAAACTCTATGCCTATTTTGTAAATCCTGTTCCTAATGAAAAACATATTGATTTAATAGCAGAGAAATTTTACACATCAGATTATGATATAGCAGCAACTATGTCATTTATTTTTAATGCTAATTGGTTTTATGCTGATGAAAATATTGGTACTAAAATCAAAAGCCCAATAGAATTACTTGTCTCATTAAAGAAAAGTTTTGATTTAAACCCTGTAAATGAACAAAGTTGGATTATAATTCAGAGAAATTTAGATCAAGAATTATTCAACCCTCCAAACGTAGCAGGTTGGCCTGGTGATCGAGATTGGATTGATAGTTCGAGACTTGCAATGCGACTTAGATTGCCATCTATTCTTTTAAATAATGGTGATATTCCTATAGCGTACAAAGAAAATTACGATGAAGACCCGAATGACAATCGTAATAAAAAACAGATGAAATACTTACGCAAATTTAAATGTTCAATTGATTGGACTTTAGTTGAAGATGCACATCAAGAAGATATTAAGAAGTGTACATTAGAAGAACTATTAATCAGAGGTAAGCTTTCTAATAATGCTCAAAATTATCTTAAAGCAAATGCTTATGATGGTTTCAAAGAACGTGTGATTCAAATTATTTCATTACCAGAATATCAACTTTGCTAA
- a CDS encoding sigma-54-dependent transcriptional regulator — MAKKILIIDDEKSIRYTLREILEFEEYEVDEAKDGEEALEKLVVNNYDVALCDVKMPKKDGIEVLTKAMEMGKAPQFIMISAHANIDIAVDATKKGAFDFISKPPDLNRLLLAVRNALDKSSLVQETKVLKKQVAKKYDIIGETEPVLQMKETIEKVAPTEARVLVTGPNGAGKELVARWLHGKSPRSKQQLVEVNCAAIPSELIESELFGHEKGSFTSAIKQRIGKFEQANDGTLFLDEIGDMSLSAQAKVLRALQENRITRVGGDKEIKVNVRVVAATNKDLKAMIKSGEFREDLYHRLSVIVIRVPSLAERKEDIPLLIKKFLKDIAGEYGRPETKITNGALDKMKEPAWTGNIRELRNVVERLTIMSPTEITKDDVERYAFL, encoded by the coding sequence ATGGCTAAGAAAATTCTTATTATTGACGACGAGAAAAGTATACGTTATACCCTTCGAGAAATTTTAGAATTCGAAGAATATGAGGTAGATGAAGCGAAAGATGGAGAAGAAGCACTGGAGAAACTCGTTGTAAATAATTATGACGTTGCTTTGTGTGATGTGAAAATGCCTAAAAAAGATGGTATTGAAGTTCTTACAAAGGCAATGGAAATGGGGAAAGCTCCTCAATTTATTATGATTTCTGCACATGCTAATATTGATATTGCTGTAGATGCTACAAAAAAAGGAGCTTTTGATTTTATTTCTAAACCACCAGATTTAAATAGATTACTTTTAGCGGTAAGAAATGCTTTAGATAAATCTTCTTTAGTGCAAGAAACTAAAGTACTGAAGAAACAGGTTGCTAAAAAATATGATATCATTGGTGAAACAGAGCCTGTTTTACAAATGAAAGAAACGATAGAAAAAGTAGCCCCTACAGAAGCAAGAGTTTTAGTAACTGGACCAAATGGTGCAGGTAAAGAATTAGTTGCACGTTGGTTACACGGTAAAAGCCCTAGATCTAAACAACAACTTGTTGAAGTGAATTGTGCTGCAATCCCTTCTGAATTAATTGAAAGTGAGTTATTTGGGCATGAAAAAGGTTCTTTTACTTCTGCAATTAAGCAACGTATAGGTAAATTTGAACAAGCCAATGACGGGACGTTGTTCTTGGATGAAATTGGCGATATGAGCCTATCTGCACAAGCAAAAGTTTTGCGTGCTTTACAAGAGAATAGAATTACTAGAGTAGGTGGTGATAAAGAAATTAAGGTTAATGTTAGAGTTGTAGCGGCAACAAATAAAGACCTTAAAGCCATGATTAAATCTGGTGAATTTAGAGAAGATTTATACCATAGGTTAAGTGTAATAGTAATAAGAGTACCTTCTTTAGCAGAACGTAAAGAAGATATACCTTTATTAATTAAGAAATTTCTTAAAGATATTGCCGGTGAATATGGGCGTCCGGAAACAAAGATTACTAATGGTGCTCTTGATAAAATGAAAGAGCCAGCTTGGACAGGAAACATTAGAGAATTACGTAATGTTGTAGAAAGACTTACAATTATGAGTCCTACAGAAATTACAAAGGATGATGTAGAGCGATATGCATTCTTATAA
- a CDS encoding DUF1501 domain-containing protein has product MKRRSFLKKSSLLTAGTLFTPLFLQQTLGQIQEEYKGKKIVIIQFSGGNDGLNTVIPYLDDNYYKARPSIAIQKEDLIQLDNNLGINGQMKGFADLFHKGYVSVINNVGYPNPNRSHFRSMDIWHTASDANQYLNTGWLGRYMDAHCSKPREGIELDNTLSLAMKGSQIKGIAVDNPYTFYNTLKVGQFDTLASGEAENLNEDNQGYLYKTLTEANQSAEYIFEHSKVYKSKTTFPDTALGKNLKSIAELIQSGMDSKVYYASLGGFDTHAGQIPQQSKLLKQYSEGVSAFVEELEKTDHFKDTVIMTFSEFGRRVKQNASKGTDHGAANNVFIIGKNLKKEGIINENPDLVNLNRGDLIHSVDFRSIYADLLNNWLNVSSSEIMSKNINELSLI; this is encoded by the coding sequence ATGAAAAGAAGATCATTTTTAAAAAAATCGTCTCTATTAACTGCGGGTACACTTTTTACTCCTTTATTTTTACAACAAACTTTAGGGCAAATACAGGAAGAGTATAAAGGAAAAAAAATTGTAATTATCCAATTTTCTGGTGGTAACGATGGCTTGAATACCGTTATTCCTTATTTAGATGATAATTATTACAAGGCACGACCTAGCATTGCAATACAAAAAGAAGACTTAATTCAATTAGATAATAACTTAGGAATAAATGGTCAGATGAAAGGTTTTGCAGATCTTTTTCATAAAGGCTATGTATCTGTAATTAATAATGTCGGCTACCCAAACCCTAATAGATCGCACTTTAGAAGTATGGATATATGGCATACGGCAAGTGATGCAAACCAATATCTTAATACAGGTTGGCTTGGGAGATATATGGATGCTCATTGCTCTAAACCTAGAGAAGGTATTGAACTAGATAATACTTTATCTCTAGCAATGAAAGGTAGCCAGATTAAAGGTATTGCAGTAGACAACCCTTATACGTTTTACAACACTTTAAAAGTTGGTCAGTTTGATACTCTTGCTTCTGGAGAAGCAGAAAACTTAAACGAAGATAACCAAGGGTATTTATATAAAACACTTACAGAGGCTAATCAATCTGCCGAATATATATTTGAACACAGCAAAGTTTATAAATCAAAAACTACTTTTCCTGATACAGCTCTAGGTAAAAACTTAAAAAGTATTGCAGAGCTGATTCAATCAGGAATGGACTCAAAAGTATATTACGCCTCATTAGGCGGGTTTGACACACATGCAGGTCAAATACCTCAACAGAGTAAATTACTAAAGCAATATTCTGAGGGTGTTTCTGCTTTTGTTGAAGAGCTTGAAAAAACAGATCACTTTAAAGATACTGTGATTATGACTTTTTCAGAATTTGGAAGAAGAGTAAAACAAAATGCTAGTAAAGGTACTGACCATGGGGCTGCCAACAATGTATTTATCATTGGTAAAAACCTTAAAAAAGAAGGTATAATAAACGAAAATCCTGATTTAGTAAATCTAAATAGAGGAGACCTTATACATTCAGTTGACTTTAGAAGTATATACGCAGACCTGTTAAACAACTGGCTGAATGTTAGTAGTTCGGAAATTATGTCAAAAAACATTAATGAACTGTCATTAATCTAG